A region of Epinephelus moara isolate mb chromosome 15, YSFRI_EMoa_1.0, whole genome shotgun sequence DNA encodes the following proteins:
- the LOC126402057 gene encoding ATP-dependent RNA helicase DDX3X-like isoform X5 produces MSHVAVENVHGLEQQLAVLDLSAADGQGGGTNRRYIPPHLRNKDASKNAGNAFAAGRQGGYTIAPAANYGWDGGRNNFVNGYHDNRMAGGNTFTRGPPRMERGRGGVGGGYRGNRGGAFNPINPAQQMAFGGYENKGGWNTAKDAYGSFGNNRGKSAFFNDRGNANRGRFEHGGFGGGGGGGNSRWVEESRDDGDWSKPTPRNERLEHELFSGSNTGINFEKYDDIPVEATGQNCPHHIESFQDVDMGEIVMGNIALSRYTRPTPVQKYAIPIVKAKRDLMACAQTGSGKTAAFLLPILSQIYTDGPGEALNAVKASGQENGKYGRRKQYPISLVLAPTRELALQIYDEARKFSYRSRVRPCVVYGGADIGQQIRDLERGCHLLVATPGRLVDMMERGKIGLDYCNYLVLDEADRMLDMGFEPQIRRIVEQDTMPHKGIRQTMMFSATFPKEIQILARDFLEEYIFLAVGRVGSTSENITQKVVWVEESDKRSFLLDLLSATVIPSEVQDNTGDNIEKPGKDSLTLVFVETKKGADALEDFLYREGYACTSIHGDRSQRDREEALSQFRSGKCPILVATAVAARGLDISNVKHVINFDLPSDIEEYVHRIGRTGRVGNLGLATSFFNDKNGNITKDLLDILVEAKQEVPSWLESLAYEHQHKSSNRGRSKRFSGGFGARDYRQTAAGGNAGGFGGRGGRNQAGHGGNRGFGGGGFGNFYTSDGYGGNYSHSQVDWWGN; encoded by the exons CTCGCTGTCCTAGACTTGAGTGCGGCAGACGGACAAGGTGGAGGTACCAACC ggcGATACATTCCTCCACATTTACGGAACAAAGACGCTTCCAAAAATG CAGGAAATGCCTTTGCTGCCGGTCGACAGGGTGGCTACACCATAGCGCCCGCAGCTAACT ATGGTTGGGACGGGGGGCGCAACAACTTTGTCAATGGCTACCATGACAACCGCATGGCTGGCGGCAACACGTTCACCCGCGGCCCGCCTCGCATGGAGCGCGGCAGAGGTGGCGTCGGAGGAGGTTACCGTGGCAACAGGGGCGGAGCTTTCAACCCCATCAACCCAGCACAGCAAATGGCCTTTGGTGGCTACGAAAATAAAG GCGGCTGGAACACTGCCAAAGATGCCTATGGCAGTTTTGGCAACAACCGAGGGAAGTCAGCGTTCTTCAACGACAGAGGCAACGCTAACAGAGGGAG GTTTGAGCATGGTGGGTTTggtggcggaggaggaggaggaaacagccgCTGGGTGGAGGAGTCCAGAGATGACGGAGATTGGTCCAAACCAACGCCACGTAACGAACGCCTTGAACA TGAGTTGTTCTCTGGCAGTAACACTGGGATCAACTTTGAGAAATACGATGACATTCCTGTTGAAGCCACAGGACAGAACTGCCCTCACCACATCGAGAGT tTCCAAGATGTGGACATGGGTGAGATCGTCATGGGTAACATCGCTCTGAGTCGCTACACCAGACCGACCCCTGTCCAGAAATATGCCATTCCAATTGTCAAGGCTAAGCGAGACCTCATGGCCTGCGCACAGACag gTTCTGGGAAGACTGCAGCGTTCCTGCTGCCGATTCTCAGCCAGATCTACACTGATGGACCAGGAGAAGCCCTTAACGCAGTTAAAGCATCTGGACAA GAGAATGGAAAGTATGGGCGTCGTAAGCAGTACCCCATCTCACTGGTGTTGGCTCCAACCAGAGAACTGGCTCTGCAGATATATGATGAAGCCAGGAAG ttTTCCTACCGCTCCAGAGTGCGCCCGTGTGTGGTGTACGGAGGAGCAGACATTGGGCAGCAGATAAGAGATCTGGAGAGAGGCTGTCACCTGCTGGTGGCCACGCCTGGAAGACTGGTGGACATGATGGAGAGAGGCAAGATTGGACTGGACTACTGCAA CTACCTGGTCCTAGATGAGGCAGATCGTATGCTGGACATGGGATTTGAACCCCAGATCAGACGCATCGTTGAACAGGACACCATGCCGCACAAAGGCATCCGACAAACCATGATGTTCAGCGCAACCTTTCCCAAAGAGATCCAG ATCCTGGCCAGGGATTTCCTAGAGGAGTACATCTTCCTGGCTGTGGGCAGAGTGGGTTCCACCTCAGAGAACATCACTCAGAAAGTTGTGTGGGTGGAGGAGAGCGACAAGAGGTCTTTCCTCCTGGACCTGCTCAGTGCTACAG TCATTCCCAGCGAGGTTCAGGACAATACAGGAGACAACATAGAGAAACCTG GTAAGGACTCGTTGACTCTGGTTTTTGTGGAGACCAAGAAGGGCGCAGACGCCTTGGAGGACTTTCTGTATCGGGAGGGGTACGCCTGCACCAGTATCCATGGCGACCGCTCCCAGAGAGACCGAGAGGAGGCCCTGAGCCAGTTCAGATCAGGAAAATGCCCCATTCTGGTGGCCACAGCG GTGGCAGCTCGCGGTCTGGACATCTCCAATGTGAAACATGTTATTAACTTTGACTTGCCCAGCGACATAGAGGAGTATGTCCACCGTATTGGACGTACAGGAAGAGTCGGAAACCTGG GACTGGCCACATCATTCTTCAAtgataaaaatggaaatatCACAAAAGACCTGCTGGACATTCTGGTGGAGGCCAAACAGGAAGTGCCCTCATGGCTTGAGAGCCTGGCCTATGAACACCAGCATAAGAGCAGCAACAGAGGACGCTCTAAGAG GTTCTCTGGTGGTTTTGGAGCACGTGATTATCGACAGACAGCTGCTGGAGGCAACGCTGGAGGGTTTGGAGGACGTGGAGGTCGCAACCAGGCAGGACATGGAGGAAACCGTGGGTTTGGAGGAG GTGGTTTTGGCAACTTCTACACCAGTGACGGCTACGGAGGGAACTACTCACACTCTCAAGTTGACTGGTGGGGCAACTAG
- the LOC126402057 gene encoding ATP-dependent RNA helicase DDX3X-like isoform X2, producing MSHVAVENVHGLEQQLAVLDLSAADGQGGGTNRRYIPPHLRNKDASKNGNAFAAGRQGGYTIAPAANYGWDGGRNNFVNGYHDNRMAGGNTFTRGPPRMERGRGGVGGGYRGNRGGAFNPINPAQQMAFGGYENKDAGGWNTAKDAYGSFGNNRGKSAFFNDRGNANRGRFEHGGFGGGGGGGNSRWVEESRDDGDWSKPTPRNERLEHELFSGSNTGINFEKYDDIPVEATGQNCPHHIESFQDVDMGEIVMGNIALSRYTRPTPVQKYAIPIVKAKRDLMACAQTGSGKTAAFLLPILSQIYTDGPGEALNAVKASGQENGKYGRRKQYPISLVLAPTRELALQIYDEARKFSYRSRVRPCVVYGGADIGQQIRDLERGCHLLVATPGRLVDMMERGKIGLDYCNYLVLDEADRMLDMGFEPQIRRIVEQDTMPHKGIRQTMMFSATFPKEIQILARDFLEEYIFLAVGRVGSTSENITQKVVWVEESDKRSFLLDLLSATVIPSEVQDNTGDNIEKPGKDSLTLVFVETKKGADALEDFLYREGYACTSIHGDRSQRDREEALSQFRSGKCPILVATAVAARGLDISNVKHVINFDLPSDIEEYVHRIGRTGRVGNLGLATSFFNDKNGNITKDLLDILVEAKQEVPSWLESLAYEHQHKSSNRGRSKRYSYTPSPLNRFSGGFGARDYRQTAAGGNAGGFGGRGGRNQAGHGGNRGFGGGGFGNFYTSDGYGGNYSHSQVDWWGN from the exons CTCGCTGTCCTAGACTTGAGTGCGGCAGACGGACAAGGTGGAGGTACCAACC ggcGATACATTCCTCCACATTTACGGAACAAAGACGCTTCCAAAAATG GAAATGCCTTTGCTGCCGGTCGACAGGGTGGCTACACCATAGCGCCCGCAGCTAACT ATGGTTGGGACGGGGGGCGCAACAACTTTGTCAATGGCTACCATGACAACCGCATGGCTGGCGGCAACACGTTCACCCGCGGCCCGCCTCGCATGGAGCGCGGCAGAGGTGGCGTCGGAGGAGGTTACCGTGGCAACAGGGGCGGAGCTTTCAACCCCATCAACCCAGCACAGCAAATGGCCTTTGGTGGCTACGAAAATAAAG ATGCAGGCGGCTGGAACACTGCCAAAGATGCCTATGGCAGTTTTGGCAACAACCGAGGGAAGTCAGCGTTCTTCAACGACAGAGGCAACGCTAACAGAGGGAG GTTTGAGCATGGTGGGTTTggtggcggaggaggaggaggaaacagccgCTGGGTGGAGGAGTCCAGAGATGACGGAGATTGGTCCAAACCAACGCCACGTAACGAACGCCTTGAACA TGAGTTGTTCTCTGGCAGTAACACTGGGATCAACTTTGAGAAATACGATGACATTCCTGTTGAAGCCACAGGACAGAACTGCCCTCACCACATCGAGAGT tTCCAAGATGTGGACATGGGTGAGATCGTCATGGGTAACATCGCTCTGAGTCGCTACACCAGACCGACCCCTGTCCAGAAATATGCCATTCCAATTGTCAAGGCTAAGCGAGACCTCATGGCCTGCGCACAGACag gTTCTGGGAAGACTGCAGCGTTCCTGCTGCCGATTCTCAGCCAGATCTACACTGATGGACCAGGAGAAGCCCTTAACGCAGTTAAAGCATCTGGACAA GAGAATGGAAAGTATGGGCGTCGTAAGCAGTACCCCATCTCACTGGTGTTGGCTCCAACCAGAGAACTGGCTCTGCAGATATATGATGAAGCCAGGAAG ttTTCCTACCGCTCCAGAGTGCGCCCGTGTGTGGTGTACGGAGGAGCAGACATTGGGCAGCAGATAAGAGATCTGGAGAGAGGCTGTCACCTGCTGGTGGCCACGCCTGGAAGACTGGTGGACATGATGGAGAGAGGCAAGATTGGACTGGACTACTGCAA CTACCTGGTCCTAGATGAGGCAGATCGTATGCTGGACATGGGATTTGAACCCCAGATCAGACGCATCGTTGAACAGGACACCATGCCGCACAAAGGCATCCGACAAACCATGATGTTCAGCGCAACCTTTCCCAAAGAGATCCAG ATCCTGGCCAGGGATTTCCTAGAGGAGTACATCTTCCTGGCTGTGGGCAGAGTGGGTTCCACCTCAGAGAACATCACTCAGAAAGTTGTGTGGGTGGAGGAGAGCGACAAGAGGTCTTTCCTCCTGGACCTGCTCAGTGCTACAG TCATTCCCAGCGAGGTTCAGGACAATACAGGAGACAACATAGAGAAACCTG GTAAGGACTCGTTGACTCTGGTTTTTGTGGAGACCAAGAAGGGCGCAGACGCCTTGGAGGACTTTCTGTATCGGGAGGGGTACGCCTGCACCAGTATCCATGGCGACCGCTCCCAGAGAGACCGAGAGGAGGCCCTGAGCCAGTTCAGATCAGGAAAATGCCCCATTCTGGTGGCCACAGCG GTGGCAGCTCGCGGTCTGGACATCTCCAATGTGAAACATGTTATTAACTTTGACTTGCCCAGCGACATAGAGGAGTATGTCCACCGTATTGGACGTACAGGAAGAGTCGGAAACCTGG GACTGGCCACATCATTCTTCAAtgataaaaatggaaatatCACAAAAGACCTGCTGGACATTCTGGTGGAGGCCAAACAGGAAGTGCCCTCATGGCTTGAGAGCCTGGCCTATGAACACCAGCATAAGAGCAGCAACAGAGGACGCTCTAAGAGGTATTCATACACACCGTCTCCTCTTAATAG GTTCTCTGGTGGTTTTGGAGCACGTGATTATCGACAGACAGCTGCTGGAGGCAACGCTGGAGGGTTTGGAGGACGTGGAGGTCGCAACCAGGCAGGACATGGAGGAAACCGTGGGTTTGGAGGAG GTGGTTTTGGCAACTTCTACACCAGTGACGGCTACGGAGGGAACTACTCACACTCTCAAGTTGACTGGTGGGGCAACTAG
- the LOC126402057 gene encoding ATP-dependent RNA helicase DDX3X-like isoform X6, whose translation MSHVAVENVHGLEQQLAVLDLSAADGQGGGTNPGNAFAAGRQGGYTIAPAANYGWDGGRNNFVNGYHDNRMAGGNTFTRGPPRMERGRGGVGGGYRGNRGGAFNPINPAQQMAFGGYENKDAGGWNTAKDAYGSFGNNRGKSAFFNDRGNANRGRFEHGGFGGGGGGGNSRWVEESRDDGDWSKPTPRNERLEHELFSGSNTGINFEKYDDIPVEATGQNCPHHIESFQDVDMGEIVMGNIALSRYTRPTPVQKYAIPIVKAKRDLMACAQTGSGKTAAFLLPILSQIYTDGPGEALNAVKASGQENGKYGRRKQYPISLVLAPTRELALQIYDEARKFSYRSRVRPCVVYGGADIGQQIRDLERGCHLLVATPGRLVDMMERGKIGLDYCNYLVLDEADRMLDMGFEPQIRRIVEQDTMPHKGIRQTMMFSATFPKEIQILARDFLEEYIFLAVGRVGSTSENITQKVVWVEESDKRSFLLDLLSATVIPSEVQDNTGDNIEKPGKDSLTLVFVETKKGADALEDFLYREGYACTSIHGDRSQRDREEALSQFRSGKCPILVATAVAARGLDISNVKHVINFDLPSDIEEYVHRIGRTGRVGNLGLATSFFNDKNGNITKDLLDILVEAKQEVPSWLESLAYEHQHKSSNRGRSKRYSYTPSPLNRFSGGFGARDYRQTAAGGNAGGFGGRGGRNQAGHGGNRGFGGGGFGNFYTSDGYGGNYSHSQVDWWGN comes from the exons CTCGCTGTCCTAGACTTGAGTGCGGCAGACGGACAAGGTGGAGGTACCAACC CAGGAAATGCCTTTGCTGCCGGTCGACAGGGTGGCTACACCATAGCGCCCGCAGCTAACT ATGGTTGGGACGGGGGGCGCAACAACTTTGTCAATGGCTACCATGACAACCGCATGGCTGGCGGCAACACGTTCACCCGCGGCCCGCCTCGCATGGAGCGCGGCAGAGGTGGCGTCGGAGGAGGTTACCGTGGCAACAGGGGCGGAGCTTTCAACCCCATCAACCCAGCACAGCAAATGGCCTTTGGTGGCTACGAAAATAAAG ATGCAGGCGGCTGGAACACTGCCAAAGATGCCTATGGCAGTTTTGGCAACAACCGAGGGAAGTCAGCGTTCTTCAACGACAGAGGCAACGCTAACAGAGGGAG GTTTGAGCATGGTGGGTTTggtggcggaggaggaggaggaaacagccgCTGGGTGGAGGAGTCCAGAGATGACGGAGATTGGTCCAAACCAACGCCACGTAACGAACGCCTTGAACA TGAGTTGTTCTCTGGCAGTAACACTGGGATCAACTTTGAGAAATACGATGACATTCCTGTTGAAGCCACAGGACAGAACTGCCCTCACCACATCGAGAGT tTCCAAGATGTGGACATGGGTGAGATCGTCATGGGTAACATCGCTCTGAGTCGCTACACCAGACCGACCCCTGTCCAGAAATATGCCATTCCAATTGTCAAGGCTAAGCGAGACCTCATGGCCTGCGCACAGACag gTTCTGGGAAGACTGCAGCGTTCCTGCTGCCGATTCTCAGCCAGATCTACACTGATGGACCAGGAGAAGCCCTTAACGCAGTTAAAGCATCTGGACAA GAGAATGGAAAGTATGGGCGTCGTAAGCAGTACCCCATCTCACTGGTGTTGGCTCCAACCAGAGAACTGGCTCTGCAGATATATGATGAAGCCAGGAAG ttTTCCTACCGCTCCAGAGTGCGCCCGTGTGTGGTGTACGGAGGAGCAGACATTGGGCAGCAGATAAGAGATCTGGAGAGAGGCTGTCACCTGCTGGTGGCCACGCCTGGAAGACTGGTGGACATGATGGAGAGAGGCAAGATTGGACTGGACTACTGCAA CTACCTGGTCCTAGATGAGGCAGATCGTATGCTGGACATGGGATTTGAACCCCAGATCAGACGCATCGTTGAACAGGACACCATGCCGCACAAAGGCATCCGACAAACCATGATGTTCAGCGCAACCTTTCCCAAAGAGATCCAG ATCCTGGCCAGGGATTTCCTAGAGGAGTACATCTTCCTGGCTGTGGGCAGAGTGGGTTCCACCTCAGAGAACATCACTCAGAAAGTTGTGTGGGTGGAGGAGAGCGACAAGAGGTCTTTCCTCCTGGACCTGCTCAGTGCTACAG TCATTCCCAGCGAGGTTCAGGACAATACAGGAGACAACATAGAGAAACCTG GTAAGGACTCGTTGACTCTGGTTTTTGTGGAGACCAAGAAGGGCGCAGACGCCTTGGAGGACTTTCTGTATCGGGAGGGGTACGCCTGCACCAGTATCCATGGCGACCGCTCCCAGAGAGACCGAGAGGAGGCCCTGAGCCAGTTCAGATCAGGAAAATGCCCCATTCTGGTGGCCACAGCG GTGGCAGCTCGCGGTCTGGACATCTCCAATGTGAAACATGTTATTAACTTTGACTTGCCCAGCGACATAGAGGAGTATGTCCACCGTATTGGACGTACAGGAAGAGTCGGAAACCTGG GACTGGCCACATCATTCTTCAAtgataaaaatggaaatatCACAAAAGACCTGCTGGACATTCTGGTGGAGGCCAAACAGGAAGTGCCCTCATGGCTTGAGAGCCTGGCCTATGAACACCAGCATAAGAGCAGCAACAGAGGACGCTCTAAGAGGTATTCATACACACCGTCTCCTCTTAATAG GTTCTCTGGTGGTTTTGGAGCACGTGATTATCGACAGACAGCTGCTGGAGGCAACGCTGGAGGGTTTGGAGGACGTGGAGGTCGCAACCAGGCAGGACATGGAGGAAACCGTGGGTTTGGAGGAG GTGGTTTTGGCAACTTCTACACCAGTGACGGCTACGGAGGGAACTACTCACACTCTCAAGTTGACTGGTGGGGCAACTAG
- the LOC126402057 gene encoding ATP-dependent RNA helicase DDX3X-like isoform X8: protein MSHVAVENVHGLEQQLAVLDLSAADGQGGGTNRNAFAAGRQGGYTIAPAANYGWDGGRNNFVNGYHDNRMAGGNTFTRGPPRMERGRGGVGGGYRGNRGGAFNPINPAQQMAFGGYENKDAGGWNTAKDAYGSFGNNRGKSAFFNDRGNANRGRFEHGGFGGGGGGGNSRWVEESRDDGDWSKPTPRNERLEHELFSGSNTGINFEKYDDIPVEATGQNCPHHIESFQDVDMGEIVMGNIALSRYTRPTPVQKYAIPIVKAKRDLMACAQTGSGKTAAFLLPILSQIYTDGPGEALNAVKASGQENGKYGRRKQYPISLVLAPTRELALQIYDEARKFSYRSRVRPCVVYGGADIGQQIRDLERGCHLLVATPGRLVDMMERGKIGLDYCNYLVLDEADRMLDMGFEPQIRRIVEQDTMPHKGIRQTMMFSATFPKEIQILARDFLEEYIFLAVGRVGSTSENITQKVVWVEESDKRSFLLDLLSATVIPSEVQDNTGDNIEKPGKDSLTLVFVETKKGADALEDFLYREGYACTSIHGDRSQRDREEALSQFRSGKCPILVATAVAARGLDISNVKHVINFDLPSDIEEYVHRIGRTGRVGNLGLATSFFNDKNGNITKDLLDILVEAKQEVPSWLESLAYEHQHKSSNRGRSKRYSYTPSPLNRFSGGFGARDYRQTAAGGNAGGFGGRGGRNQAGHGGNRGFGGGGFGNFYTSDGYGGNYSHSQVDWWGN from the exons CTCGCTGTCCTAGACTTGAGTGCGGCAGACGGACAAGGTGGAGGTACCAACC GAAATGCCTTTGCTGCCGGTCGACAGGGTGGCTACACCATAGCGCCCGCAGCTAACT ATGGTTGGGACGGGGGGCGCAACAACTTTGTCAATGGCTACCATGACAACCGCATGGCTGGCGGCAACACGTTCACCCGCGGCCCGCCTCGCATGGAGCGCGGCAGAGGTGGCGTCGGAGGAGGTTACCGTGGCAACAGGGGCGGAGCTTTCAACCCCATCAACCCAGCACAGCAAATGGCCTTTGGTGGCTACGAAAATAAAG ATGCAGGCGGCTGGAACACTGCCAAAGATGCCTATGGCAGTTTTGGCAACAACCGAGGGAAGTCAGCGTTCTTCAACGACAGAGGCAACGCTAACAGAGGGAG GTTTGAGCATGGTGGGTTTggtggcggaggaggaggaggaaacagccgCTGGGTGGAGGAGTCCAGAGATGACGGAGATTGGTCCAAACCAACGCCACGTAACGAACGCCTTGAACA TGAGTTGTTCTCTGGCAGTAACACTGGGATCAACTTTGAGAAATACGATGACATTCCTGTTGAAGCCACAGGACAGAACTGCCCTCACCACATCGAGAGT tTCCAAGATGTGGACATGGGTGAGATCGTCATGGGTAACATCGCTCTGAGTCGCTACACCAGACCGACCCCTGTCCAGAAATATGCCATTCCAATTGTCAAGGCTAAGCGAGACCTCATGGCCTGCGCACAGACag gTTCTGGGAAGACTGCAGCGTTCCTGCTGCCGATTCTCAGCCAGATCTACACTGATGGACCAGGAGAAGCCCTTAACGCAGTTAAAGCATCTGGACAA GAGAATGGAAAGTATGGGCGTCGTAAGCAGTACCCCATCTCACTGGTGTTGGCTCCAACCAGAGAACTGGCTCTGCAGATATATGATGAAGCCAGGAAG ttTTCCTACCGCTCCAGAGTGCGCCCGTGTGTGGTGTACGGAGGAGCAGACATTGGGCAGCAGATAAGAGATCTGGAGAGAGGCTGTCACCTGCTGGTGGCCACGCCTGGAAGACTGGTGGACATGATGGAGAGAGGCAAGATTGGACTGGACTACTGCAA CTACCTGGTCCTAGATGAGGCAGATCGTATGCTGGACATGGGATTTGAACCCCAGATCAGACGCATCGTTGAACAGGACACCATGCCGCACAAAGGCATCCGACAAACCATGATGTTCAGCGCAACCTTTCCCAAAGAGATCCAG ATCCTGGCCAGGGATTTCCTAGAGGAGTACATCTTCCTGGCTGTGGGCAGAGTGGGTTCCACCTCAGAGAACATCACTCAGAAAGTTGTGTGGGTGGAGGAGAGCGACAAGAGGTCTTTCCTCCTGGACCTGCTCAGTGCTACAG TCATTCCCAGCGAGGTTCAGGACAATACAGGAGACAACATAGAGAAACCTG GTAAGGACTCGTTGACTCTGGTTTTTGTGGAGACCAAGAAGGGCGCAGACGCCTTGGAGGACTTTCTGTATCGGGAGGGGTACGCCTGCACCAGTATCCATGGCGACCGCTCCCAGAGAGACCGAGAGGAGGCCCTGAGCCAGTTCAGATCAGGAAAATGCCCCATTCTGGTGGCCACAGCG GTGGCAGCTCGCGGTCTGGACATCTCCAATGTGAAACATGTTATTAACTTTGACTTGCCCAGCGACATAGAGGAGTATGTCCACCGTATTGGACGTACAGGAAGAGTCGGAAACCTGG GACTGGCCACATCATTCTTCAAtgataaaaatggaaatatCACAAAAGACCTGCTGGACATTCTGGTGGAGGCCAAACAGGAAGTGCCCTCATGGCTTGAGAGCCTGGCCTATGAACACCAGCATAAGAGCAGCAACAGAGGACGCTCTAAGAGGTATTCATACACACCGTCTCCTCTTAATAG GTTCTCTGGTGGTTTTGGAGCACGTGATTATCGACAGACAGCTGCTGGAGGCAACGCTGGAGGGTTTGGAGGACGTGGAGGTCGCAACCAGGCAGGACATGGAGGAAACCGTGGGTTTGGAGGAG GTGGTTTTGGCAACTTCTACACCAGTGACGGCTACGGAGGGAACTACTCACACTCTCAAGTTGACTGGTGGGGCAACTAG
- the LOC126402057 gene encoding ATP-dependent RNA helicase DDX3X-like isoform X4 yields MSHVAVENVHGLEQQLAVLDLSAADGQGGGTNRRYIPPHLRNKDASKNAGNAFAAGRQGGYTIAPAANYGWDGGRNNFVNGYHDNRMAGGNTFTRGPPRMERGRGGVGGGYRGNRGGAFNPINPAQQMAFGGYENKDAGGWNTAKDAYGSFGNNRGKSAFFNDRGNANRGRFEHGGFGGGGGGGNSRWVEESRDDGDWSKPTPRNERLEHELFSGSNTGINFEKYDDIPVEATGQNCPHHIESFQDVDMGEIVMGNIALSRYTRPTPVQKYAIPIVKAKRDLMACAQTGSGKTAAFLLPILSQIYTDGPGEALNAVKASGQENGKYGRRKQYPISLVLAPTRELALQIYDEARKFSYRSRVRPCVVYGGADIGQQIRDLERGCHLLVATPGRLVDMMERGKIGLDYCNYLVLDEADRMLDMGFEPQIRRIVEQDTMPHKGIRQTMMFSATFPKEIQILARDFLEEYIFLAVGRVGSTSENITQKVVWVEESDKRSFLLDLLSATVIPSEVQDNTGDNIEKPGKDSLTLVFVETKKGADALEDFLYREGYACTSIHGDRSQRDREEALSQFRSGKCPILVATAVAARGLDISNVKHVINFDLPSDIEEYVHRIGRTGRVGNLGLATSFFNDKNGNITKDLLDILVEAKQEVPSWLESLAYEHQHKSSNRGRSKRFSGGFGARDYRQTAAGGNAGGFGGRGGRNQAGHGGNRGFGGGGFGNFYTSDGYGGNYSHSQVDWWGN; encoded by the exons CTCGCTGTCCTAGACTTGAGTGCGGCAGACGGACAAGGTGGAGGTACCAACC ggcGATACATTCCTCCACATTTACGGAACAAAGACGCTTCCAAAAATG CAGGAAATGCCTTTGCTGCCGGTCGACAGGGTGGCTACACCATAGCGCCCGCAGCTAACT ATGGTTGGGACGGGGGGCGCAACAACTTTGTCAATGGCTACCATGACAACCGCATGGCTGGCGGCAACACGTTCACCCGCGGCCCGCCTCGCATGGAGCGCGGCAGAGGTGGCGTCGGAGGAGGTTACCGTGGCAACAGGGGCGGAGCTTTCAACCCCATCAACCCAGCACAGCAAATGGCCTTTGGTGGCTACGAAAATAAAG ATGCAGGCGGCTGGAACACTGCCAAAGATGCCTATGGCAGTTTTGGCAACAACCGAGGGAAGTCAGCGTTCTTCAACGACAGAGGCAACGCTAACAGAGGGAG GTTTGAGCATGGTGGGTTTggtggcggaggaggaggaggaaacagccgCTGGGTGGAGGAGTCCAGAGATGACGGAGATTGGTCCAAACCAACGCCACGTAACGAACGCCTTGAACA TGAGTTGTTCTCTGGCAGTAACACTGGGATCAACTTTGAGAAATACGATGACATTCCTGTTGAAGCCACAGGACAGAACTGCCCTCACCACATCGAGAGT tTCCAAGATGTGGACATGGGTGAGATCGTCATGGGTAACATCGCTCTGAGTCGCTACACCAGACCGACCCCTGTCCAGAAATATGCCATTCCAATTGTCAAGGCTAAGCGAGACCTCATGGCCTGCGCACAGACag gTTCTGGGAAGACTGCAGCGTTCCTGCTGCCGATTCTCAGCCAGATCTACACTGATGGACCAGGAGAAGCCCTTAACGCAGTTAAAGCATCTGGACAA GAGAATGGAAAGTATGGGCGTCGTAAGCAGTACCCCATCTCACTGGTGTTGGCTCCAACCAGAGAACTGGCTCTGCAGATATATGATGAAGCCAGGAAG ttTTCCTACCGCTCCAGAGTGCGCCCGTGTGTGGTGTACGGAGGAGCAGACATTGGGCAGCAGATAAGAGATCTGGAGAGAGGCTGTCACCTGCTGGTGGCCACGCCTGGAAGACTGGTGGACATGATGGAGAGAGGCAAGATTGGACTGGACTACTGCAA CTACCTGGTCCTAGATGAGGCAGATCGTATGCTGGACATGGGATTTGAACCCCAGATCAGACGCATCGTTGAACAGGACACCATGCCGCACAAAGGCATCCGACAAACCATGATGTTCAGCGCAACCTTTCCCAAAGAGATCCAG ATCCTGGCCAGGGATTTCCTAGAGGAGTACATCTTCCTGGCTGTGGGCAGAGTGGGTTCCACCTCAGAGAACATCACTCAGAAAGTTGTGTGGGTGGAGGAGAGCGACAAGAGGTCTTTCCTCCTGGACCTGCTCAGTGCTACAG TCATTCCCAGCGAGGTTCAGGACAATACAGGAGACAACATAGAGAAACCTG GTAAGGACTCGTTGACTCTGGTTTTTGTGGAGACCAAGAAGGGCGCAGACGCCTTGGAGGACTTTCTGTATCGGGAGGGGTACGCCTGCACCAGTATCCATGGCGACCGCTCCCAGAGAGACCGAGAGGAGGCCCTGAGCCAGTTCAGATCAGGAAAATGCCCCATTCTGGTGGCCACAGCG GTGGCAGCTCGCGGTCTGGACATCTCCAATGTGAAACATGTTATTAACTTTGACTTGCCCAGCGACATAGAGGAGTATGTCCACCGTATTGGACGTACAGGAAGAGTCGGAAACCTGG GACTGGCCACATCATTCTTCAAtgataaaaatggaaatatCACAAAAGACCTGCTGGACATTCTGGTGGAGGCCAAACAGGAAGTGCCCTCATGGCTTGAGAGCCTGGCCTATGAACACCAGCATAAGAGCAGCAACAGAGGACGCTCTAAGAG GTTCTCTGGTGGTTTTGGAGCACGTGATTATCGACAGACAGCTGCTGGAGGCAACGCTGGAGGGTTTGGAGGACGTGGAGGTCGCAACCAGGCAGGACATGGAGGAAACCGTGGGTTTGGAGGAG GTGGTTTTGGCAACTTCTACACCAGTGACGGCTACGGAGGGAACTACTCACACTCTCAAGTTGACTGGTGGGGCAACTAG